The proteins below are encoded in one region of Helianthus annuus cultivar XRQ/B chromosome 2, HanXRQr2.0-SUNRISE, whole genome shotgun sequence:
- the LOC110893589 gene encoding uncharacterized protein LOC110893589, giving the protein MENYNSSLHDERNKAANNSKDDRGKPPLLVKGFASRIMSIDGNPLVPRRGSFQNLQPDPKPINIFDELTKITVPVDPVCSQSVQNPEEGENIKGIQGSYADRVKINMSAKREVNFRLLESLESVEEADVVIPKEAIRQVQKKFENVLYGYFLGDRLPFPVVEYYVKNVWAKYGFVKLMMNSDGFFFFKFDSKEGMHKVIDNGPWLIRKIPLFLNIRGPSVSLKKEGIKSVPVWIRLHNVPLAVYTDDGLSLLASKVGIPKRLDSYTADMCIENWGRTSYARAMVEINADKELKTHVVVAIPKMDEEGFVMERVKVEYEWKPQRCETCCLFGHNISSCPRVSKEKAK; this is encoded by the coding sequence ATGGAGAACTATAATTCGTCCCTTCATGATGAACGTAACAAAGCTGCCAATAACTCTAAGGATGATCGTGGTAAGCCGCCATTATTGGTTAAGGGTTTTGCTAGCCGTATTATGTCTATTGATGGAAATCCCTTAGTACCACGTCGGGGAAGCTTTCAGAACTTGCAACCTGATCCGAAACCTATCAACATTTTCGATGAGCTTACGAAAATCACAGTGCCTGTTGATCCGGTGTGTTCTCAATCTGTTCAGAATCCTGAGGAGGGAGAGAATATCAAGGGTATCCAAGGGTCGTATGCGGATAGAGTGAAGATCAATATGTCAGCTAAGCGTGAGGTAAATTTCAGACTGCTTGAGTCTTTAGAGAGTGTGGAGGAGGCAGATGTTGTCATCCCTAAGGAAGCCATTCGACAGGTACAAAAGAAATTTGAGAATGTTCTTTACGGATACTTTCTAGGTGATAGATTGCCTTTTCCAGTAGTTGAGTACTATGTTAAGAATGTATGGGCAAAATATGGATTCGTCAAGCTTATGATGAACTCGGatggttttttctttttcaaattcgATTCCAAAGAGGGTATGCATAAGGTTATAGATAATGGTCCATGGCTGATTAGGAAGATTCCGTTATTCCTGAATATACGGGGTCCGTCGGTGAGTTTAAAGAAGGAGGGCATTAAGTCGGTTCCAGTATGGATTAGGCTACATAATGTTCCTTTGGCTGTGTATACAGATGATGGCTTGAGTTTGCTGGCCTCAAAAGTGGGAATACCAAAAAGGTTAGATAGTTATACGGCGGATATGTGTATTGAGAATTGGGGAAGAACGAGTTATGCCCGTGCAATGGTTGAGATAAATGCTGATAAGGAGCTAAAAACTCATGTAGTGGTTGCCATCCCTAAAATGGATGAAGAAGGGTTTGTGATGGAAAGAGTTAAGGTGGAATATGAATGGAAACCTCAACGTTGTGAAACTTGTTGTTTATTTGGCCATAATATTTCTTCATGCCCTAGGGTTTCCAAGGAGAAAGCTAAGTAG